One window of the Choristoneura fumiferana chromosome 18, NRCan_CFum_1, whole genome shotgun sequence genome contains the following:
- the TppII gene encoding tripeptidyl-peptidase II, whose amino-acid sequence MMQKLGRISYHILTNTRTNYCRCTNVFFVRKVTVDCVLPVNILEVKDCVQEKNIGSSKMADVPIDCEFPVWGLLPKKETGVVSFLNKNPAYDGRDTVIAIFDSGVDPAASGLEVTSTGETKVIERFDCSGCGDVDTSTVIRKVVDGCITGLTGRKLKIPETWKNPTGEWRVGILYPFSLYPSKLKERIQEHRKEHLWDIGHKPAYAEANKQLQDFESDVVSKNPTLSLEDKLLKEELESRVEVLQSAEKKYNDLGPTYDCVLFHDGTVWRACIDTSETGDLASGPCLGEYSVTHEHSHLTPIDEMTVSINVHDEGRTLEVVGMCSTHGTHVAAIASGYFPDAPDKNGVAPGAKIVSLTIGDSRLVSMETGTALIRACIKVMELSKRMKVDVINMSYGEHAHWCNTGRVGDIICSVVNRYGVSWVVSAGNHGPALCTVGAPPDIAQPVLIGVGAYVSPDMTSAAYSMRAKVAGGAFSWSSRGPAADGAPGVTTCAPGGAVASVARFTLKNSQLMNGTSMAAPHVAGIVAALISGLKAKQLPYSPYSIKRAIENSATYLSTVEPWAQGCGLINIEKTFDHLTTYSEEPERDVTFSVQCGPGNGKGILLRPKLNDTPKDIGITIQPQFLQNHLDMENKSLIPRQISFGMRLALACNAEWVSAPSFLSLANTPRPVSVRLHTAALPPQPHYTSIDAYDTNCVEKGPVFRIPITVLQAETAQPDSKGLLLSETAVFAPHTIKRHFIIPPTEATWGVLKLSTKDKEQTGRFLIHTMQILPHESCRCHETQKMISVTAEGPAVHPFAVVGGVTLEVVIAKYWANIGSLETEYSIELHGLKPSCGPRLRLLASDGPRGTTLTALRLQDAQPSATLKYSEPVVRPSESKLSPLTSRDVVPPSRQIYQLINTYNFHVAKATEVSPIVSQLCDMLYESEFEAQMWMLYNSCKQLMFVGDAYPSKYSVKLEKGDYVLRLNVRHENRALLEKMQELPVTIQQRLPQPITLDAYCTRAQALTGGKKFSSAPVASGSILPVYFAPVPSDKISRSNLTIGHTLTGTVTFAKDELGRKVDSYDLQYVVCEPPKRANNNREKEKTKPHEDYMEASKEFMTNWLTKLEGDKSEQLYEELLEKFPGYLGAHIAYLHGIDPPTDPKKLPNADEELDVTAAWCEQLVAVADKVIKQIDQDKLLAYLGMKNDSRTDATKIKQEHEKQRGYLIDALCRRGAALCRLKALAHTPAAKDKLLGQLAANMTDLLKFTDLTDAKAIHYGIWHCFTLKHWGRAVKLLTRLQEERPSRELDERLVQAYTQLGWGYLARATTLQLPIKYPAQYRPF is encoded by the exons ATGATGCAGAAACTTGGTAGAATTTCGTACCACATTTTAACAAATACTCGAACGAATTATTGTAGATGTACTAATGTATTTTTCGTTCGCAAAGTGACAGTAGACTGTGTGTTACCCGTTAATATATTAGAAGTTAAAGACTGTGTTCAAGAAAAAA ATATCGGGTCATCAAAAATGGCAGACGTACCGATCGACTGTGAATTCCCTGTTTGGGGATTATTGCCGAAAAAAGAGACAGGGGTTGTCtcttttctaaataaaaatccTGCCTACGATGGCCGAGATACCGTTATTGCGATTTTTGACTCCGGAGTCGACCCGGCAGCATCCGGCCTCGAG GTGACTAGTACGGGTGAGACAAAGGTTATAGAGAGGTTCGACTGCAGCGGTTGCGGTGATGTGGACACTAGTACGGTTATTAGGAAAGTTGTTGACGGTTGCATTACCGGCCTCACAGGCCGTAAACTGAAG ATTCCAGAGACTTGGAAGAACCCAACTGGGGAGTGGAGAGTGGGTATACTCTATCCCTTTAGTTTGTATCCTTCAAAACTGAAGGAGCGAATTCAGGAGCACAGGAAAGAGCATTTATGGGACATTGGCCACAAGCCAGCTTATGCTGAAGCTAACAAACAATTACAAGACTTTGAGAGTGATGTCG TATCAAAGAACCCCACCCTCAGTCTGGAGGACAAACTGCTCAAGGAGGAACTGGAGTCCAGGGTAGAGGTGCTGCAATCAGCCGAGAAGAAGTACAATGACCTTGGACCTACCTATGACTGTGTGCTGTTCCATGATGGAACTGTGTGGAG AGCATGCATCGACACATCGGAGACTGGGGACCTGGCCTCGGGGCCCTGTCTCGGGGAGTACAGTGTGACACACGAGCACTCCCACCTAACCCCTATAGACGAGATGACTGTCAGCATCAATGTGCATGACGAAGGACGCACGCTGGAAGTTGTTGGAATGTGTT CAACTCACGGAACTCATGTAGCGGCCATAGCGAGCGGCTACTTCCCCGATGCTCCGGACAAGAACGGCGTGGCCCCCGGCGCCAAGATAGTGTCCCTCACTATTGGGGACAGCCGCCTGGTCTCCATGGAGACGGGCACCGCGCTCATACGCGCCTGCATCAAGGTTATGGAGCTCAGCAAACGGATGAAAGTGGATGTTATCAATATGAGCTACGGGGAGCATGCGCACTGGTGTAATACTGG CCGCGTGGGCGACATAATCTGCTCGGTGGTGAACCGCTACGGCGTGTCGTGGGTGGTGTCGGCCGGGAACCACGGACCCGCGCTCTGCACCGTCGGCGCGCCGCCCGACATCGCGCAACCCGTGCTTATCG GTGTGGGAGCCTACGTGTCCCCGGACATGACATCGGCGGCGTATTCCATGCGCGCCAAGGTGGCGGGCGGCGCCTTCAGTTGGAGCTCGCGCGGGCCCGCGGCCGACGGCGCGCCCGGCGTCACCACGTGCGCGCCCGGCGGCGCCGTCGCCTCGGTCGCCAG ATTTACATTGAAAAACTCACAGCTTATGAACGGAACGTCAATGGCCGCCCCTCACGTTGCCGGCATAGTGG CGGCCCTTATATCTGGTCTGAAAGCGAAACAGTTGCCCTATTCGCCGTACTCCATAAAGCGGGCTATTGAAAACTCGGCGACCTACCTCAGCACCGTCGAACCTTGGGCGCAGGGCTGCGGCTTGATAAACATTGAAAAG ACATTCGACCACCTAACGACATACTCTGAGGAGCCGGAGCGCGACGTCACATTCAGCGTGCAGTGCGGGCCTGGCAACGGCAAGGGAATACTGCTGCGGCCCAAACTAAACGACACGCCCAAAGACATCGGCATCACCATACAGCCCCAGTTCCTGCAGAACCATCTCGACATGGAGA ACAAGTCGCTGATCCCGCGCCAGATCTCGTTCGGGATGCGCCTCGCTCTCGCCTGCAACGCCGAGTGGGTGTCGGCGCCGAGCTTCCTGTCGCTCGCCAACACGCCGCGCCCCGTCTCCGTGCGCCTGCACACCGCCGCGCTGCCGCCGCAGCCGCACTACACCAG CATCGACGCATACGACACCAACTGCGTGGAGAAGGGTCCCGTGTTCAGGATACCTATCACGGTGCTACAAGCTGAAACAGCGCAACCTGACTCCAAGGGGCTGCTGCTATCAGAGACTGCAGTGTTCGCGCCACACACCATCAAGAGGCATTTTATTATAC CGCCAACGGAAGCCACATGGGGCGTGCTGAAACTATCAACTAAAGACAAGGAGCAGACCGGCCGTTTCCTCATACACACGATGCAGATACTGCCCCATGAGAGCTGCCGATGTCATGAGACGCAGAAAATGATCTCCGTCACGGCAGAAGGGCCTGCCGTGCACCCGTTCGCTGTCGTG GGCGGCGTGACCCTAGAAGTAGTGATAGCTAAATACTGGGCCAACATAGGCTCCCTAGAGACCGAGTACAGCATAGAGCTGCACGGCCTCAAGCCCAGCTGCGGGCCGCGGCTGCGCCTGCTCGCGTCGGACGGCCCGCGCGGGACCACTCTCACTGCGCTGAGGCTGCAGGACGCCCAGCCCAGCGCCACTCTCAAGTACAGCGAGCCTGTTGTGAG GCCATCAGAATCGAAGCTGTCACCGCTGACGTCGCGCGACGTGGTTCCGCCAAGCCGGCAGATTTACCAGCTGATCAACACGTACAACTTCCACGTCGCGAAGGCCACAGAG GTGTCGCCAATCGTTTCGCAACTATGCGACATGCTGTACGAGTCCGAGTTCGAAGCGCAGATGTGGATGCTGTACAACAGCTGTAAGCAGCTCATGTTCGTTGGAGACGCTTACCCTTCTAAG TACTCAGTGAAGCTGGAGAAAGGCGACTACGTGCTCCGTTTGAACGTGCGTCACGAGAATCGCGCGCTGCTCGAGAAGATGCAGGAATTACCTGTTACTATACAGCAGCGGCTGCCTCAGCCGATCACGCTTGACGCTTACTGCACCAGGGCTCAG GCTCTGACGGGTGGCAAGAAGTTCAGCTCCGCGCCTGTGGCGAGCGGCAGCATTCTGCCCGTCTACTTCGCTCCCGTACCTTCCGACAA AATAAGCCGTTCTAACCTCACGATAGGGCACACGCTGACTGGCACAGTGACTTTCGCCAAAGACGAGCTGGGCCGTAAGGTTGATTCCTACGATCTCCAGTACGTGGTCTGCGAGCCGCCGAAGCGAGCCAACAACAacagagagaaagagaagaCGAAACCCCACGAAGACTACATGGAAGCTAGCAAAGAGTTTATGACCAACTGGCTGACTAAACTAG AGGGCGACAAATCAGAGCAGCTGTATGAGGAGCTGTTGGAGAAGTTCCCTGGTTACTTGGGCGCGCATATTGCTTACCTGCACGGTATTGATCCCCCCACGGATCCCAAAAA GCTACCGAACGCTGACGAAGAGTTGGACGTGACGGCGGCGTGGTGCGAGCAGCTCGTGGCCGTCGCCGACAAAGTGATCAAACAGATCGACCAGGACAAGCTGCTGGCGTATCTCGGCATGAAGAACGATTCGCGCACAGATGCCACCAAGATCAAACA GGAGCACGAGAAACAGCGCGGCTACCTGATCGACGCGCTGTgccggcgcggcgccgcgctcTGCCGCCTGAAGGCGCTGGCGCACACGCCCGCCGCCAAAGACAAGCTGCTGGGACAACTCGCTGCCAACATGACAGACCTGCTCAAGTTCACTGACCTCACTGACGCTAAG GCGATCCACTATGGCATCTGGCACTGCTTTACACTGAAGCACTGGGGCCGCGCCGTCAAGCTGCTAACGCGGCTGCAAGAGGAGCGCCCCTCGCGCGAGCTGGACGAGCGTCTCGTGCAGGCCTACACCCAGCTGGGCTGGGGCTACCTGGCGCGCGCCACCACTCTCCAGCTGCCCATCAAGTATCCGGCCCAGTACAGACCCTTCTAA